From Pseudomonas fluorescens, one genomic window encodes:
- a CDS encoding class I SAM-dependent methyltransferase produces MDDPIKLEFSEKYDDAHAQRYLRKHKDGLGRQLSHKRDLQLGRTALKRVGEPGLVLDLPCGAGRFWPMLAEKSNRVIIGADNSASMVKIATQSQPAHVVERVRPLQTSAFDIALPDNSVDSIFCMRLLHHIGEAEHRLAILREFQRVTRDSVILSLWVDGNFKAWKRKRAEKSRAQEGYQNRFVLPAATVEAEFEQAGFRVQEHLDFIPLYAMWRVYILRKR; encoded by the coding sequence ATGGACGACCCGATCAAACTCGAATTTTCCGAGAAATATGACGACGCGCACGCCCAGCGTTACCTACGCAAGCACAAGGACGGTCTGGGCCGCCAGTTGTCGCACAAGCGTGATTTGCAGCTGGGACGGACCGCGCTGAAGCGGGTGGGAGAACCAGGCCTGGTACTGGATTTGCCCTGTGGCGCCGGCCGTTTCTGGCCAATGCTGGCGGAAAAATCCAATCGGGTGATTATCGGTGCGGATAACTCGGCCTCAATGGTCAAGATCGCCACTCAGTCGCAACCCGCCCATGTGGTCGAACGGGTACGACCTTTGCAGACATCTGCATTCGACATCGCGCTTCCCGACAACTCCGTGGACAGCATTTTCTGCATGCGCCTGCTTCACCACATCGGCGAGGCCGAGCATCGGCTGGCCATCCTTCGGGAATTCCAGCGTGTCACCCGTGACAGCGTGATTCTTTCACTGTGGGTCGATGGCAATTTCAAGGCCTGGAAACGCAAGCGCGCCGAAAAATCCCGGGCGCAGGAAGGTTACCAGAATCGCTTTGTGTTACCGGCTGCTACGGTTGAAGCCGAATTTGAGCAGGCTGGCTTCCGGGTACAGGAACATTTGGACTTCATTCCGCTCTACGCCATGTGGCGCGTTTATATTTTGCGAAAGAGGTAA
- a CDS encoding lipopolysaccharide kinase InaA family protein, whose protein sequence is MAVEQVSLAQIAPEDRFDYFWSQRGEWVEEPNVRRGGESGVQRIHAPGGQLLYAKRQTGHIYRSWLHPFGRPTVLRELDALTGLHKLNVRVPEIVFCGAQRDPVHQWRALLVTKSLDGFVEIEDWYASGGRERHGEAVHDRLLKDLADNLARMHKGRWQHSCLYIKHVFVRVTGEGENAKAEVALLDLEKCRQRLLSTQAAAHDMKQLRRHSSFKAADWDRLVYFYKTAFGSAIKGL, encoded by the coding sequence ATGGCAGTTGAACAGGTATCGCTCGCGCAGATCGCGCCTGAAGATCGTTTTGATTACTTCTGGAGCCAGCGTGGCGAATGGGTGGAAGAGCCGAATGTTCGTCGCGGTGGAGAAAGTGGCGTACAGCGTATTCACGCACCTGGTGGCCAACTGCTCTATGCCAAGCGGCAAACCGGCCATATCTACCGTAGCTGGTTGCACCCGTTCGGGCGTCCCACCGTGCTGCGTGAACTGGACGCATTGACCGGGCTGCACAAGCTCAATGTGCGCGTGCCGGAAATCGTCTTCTGTGGCGCCCAGCGCGATCCTGTTCATCAATGGCGCGCGCTGTTGGTTACCAAGTCCCTTGATGGCTTCGTCGAAATCGAGGACTGGTACGCCAGTGGTGGTCGCGAGCGTCACGGCGAGGCTGTGCATGATCGCCTCCTCAAGGACCTGGCGGACAATCTTGCGCGGATGCACAAAGGCCGCTGGCAACACAGCTGCCTGTACATCAAGCATGTTTTTGTCCGGGTGACTGGCGAAGGCGAAAATGCCAAGGCAGAGGTGGCACTGCTTGACTTGGAGAAGTGCCGGCAACGCCTTTTGAGCACTCAGGCGGCAGCACATGACATGAAACAACTGCGTCGCCATTCGTCGTTCAAAGCGGCAGATTGGGACCGACTCGTCTATTTTTATAAGACGGCGTTTGGCAGCGCTATCAAAGGTTTATAG